In the Caenorhabditis elegans chromosome X genome, one interval contains:
- the F14H12.3 gene encoding Thrombospondin type 1 domain protein (Confirmed by transcript evidence), with amino-acid sequence MFALILSLCLFQGTLSYVIGGGVQANPSGCNVCGDSPQWSGWTEWSSCSAAFGTPVQTRTRLCPSGNCQGGSTTESKPCVLYDPQPTQPQWGAWGGWSSCSATCGGGTMTRSRVCNNGCSTCQCVGAAAESQACNAQPCCTWTAWSSWSACSVTCGSGGSITRSRQCSCGSGCTGGSVEQEPCPQQAACPCTTCNQPPPPCNTCNTQPVVIVTPAPCTTCYQPPACSTCGHAQPFYDPYGNGRKKRMITVSGNSTSA; translated from the exons ATGTTCGCACTTATTCTTTCTTTGTGTCTTTTTCAAG gaaCACTTTCATATGTAATTGGAGGCGGTGTACAAGCAAATCCAAGCGGATGCAACGTATGTGGTGATAGCCCTCAGTGGAGTGGATGGACAGAATGGTCTTCCTGTTCTGCCGCTTTTGGAA cgcCAGTCCAAACTCGCACTAGACTTTGTCCATCCGGCAACTGCCAAGGAGGTTCTACAACAGAATCAAAACCATGCGTCCTTTATGATCCACAACCAACTCAACCACAATGGGGAGCTTGGGGAGGTTGGAGTAGTTGCAG TGCCACCTGCGGCGGTGGTACGATGACGAGAAGTCGTGTTTGCAATAACGGATGCTCAACCTGCCAATGTGTCGGAGCTGCTGCCGAGTCGCAAGCTTGCAATGCTCAACCGTGCTGCACCTGGACTGCT TGGTCTTCCTGGTCGGCGTGCTCAGTAACCTGCGGATCTGGAGGATCAATCACCAGATCTAGGCAATGTAGCTGTGGATCGGGa TGTACTGGAGGCTCCGTTGAACAAGAGCCATGCCCTCAACAAGCTGCTTGCCCGTGCACAACATGCAAtcaaccaccaccaccatgCAATACTTGTAATACCCAACCGGTTGTCATTGTGACTCCAGCTCCATGCACAACTTGTTACCAACCACCAGCGTGCTCAACCTGCGGGCATGCACAACCTTTCTATGATCCATACGGAAATGGAAGAAAGAAGAGAATGATTACAGTATCTGGAAATTCGACAAGTGCTTAA
- the F14H12.2 gene encoding uncharacterized protein (Predicted), translated as METTMNCENLGNSGYFYPKGILVKCRQFFILHVSSLVKTLKNLNLTLNVVANKSPSAAGENKLVQPDTAARHSQTQYIHVLNDQSVSKIGGFQSEIQPNAEQPGRYLLLQNRPYKNLCWLNTMLNVLFKSTSFSKKFIEWQNDKSISNELGNIFNKNTKSASKLRSMMDKDFRKGPQAIPNAFPAFLKNLNMDLQEKDVTYCRNCNTLFHGNIITNKYPHCGNEKMIEGKLFQWKESIFVVTKNVFKVKRLNKRFEVYDAYYVLAAFGEFIDGKVCGHYVSWIRKHTTNCKESHNVYNDNDNDNCFVNDYFDCVNDEKLNGSTEKQRNSKTKINIMLLMKLENRLNDEDIK; from the exons atggagaCCACGATGAACTGCGAGAACTTGGGCAATTCTGGATACTTTTACCCCaaag GTATCCTGGTTAAATGTCGTCAATTTTTCATACTTCATGTATCAAGCTTGGTAAAAACTCTGAAGAACCTAAACCTAACGCTGAATGTTGTTGCAAACAAAAGTCCAAGTGCTGCTGGag aaaacaaactTGTGCAACCAGACACAGCCGCCAGACACAGTCAGACACAATATATACATGTATTGAACGATCagtcagtttcaaaaatcggcGGATTTCAATCTGAGATTCAGCCAAATGCCGAGCAACCAGGCCGATATCTTTTGTTGCAAAACCGTCCTTACAAAAACCTTTGCTGGTTAAACACCATGCTGAACGTTTTGTTTAAAAGCacaagcttttcaaaaaagttcatcgAATGGCAAAACGATAAAAGTATTTCAAATGAacttggaaacatttttaataaaaatacaaaatcggCAAGTAAACTGCGCAGCATGATGGACAAAGATTTCCGAAAAGGTCCACAGGCGATTCCAAATGCCTTCCCTGCTTTTCTAAAG aatcttaaTATGGACCTGCAAGAAAAGGATGTGACCTATTGTAGAAATTGTAACACACTGTTTCATGGGAATATAATCACTAACAAATACCCACACTGTGGAAacgaaaaaatgattgaaggAAAGCTCTTCCAATGGAAGGAATCAATCTTTGTTGTGACGAAAAACGTCTTCAAAGTTAAAAGACTTAACAAACGCTTCGAAGTTTACGATGCCTACTATGTGTTAGCCGCTTTTGGAGAGTTTATAGACGGAAAAGTTTGTGGCCACTACGTTTCATGGATTCGGAAACACACTACCAATTGTAAAGAATCTCATAATGTTTACAATGATAATGACAACGACAACTGTTTTGTTAATGATTATTTTGATTGCGTCAACGATGAAAAGCTCAACGGCTCAACAGAAAAACAACGTaattcgaaaacgaaaataaacATTATGCTACTGATGAAGTTAGAAAACAGATTGAACGACGAAGACATTAAATAa
- the col-165 gene encoding Nematode cuticle collagen N-terminal domain-containing protein (Confirmed by transcript evidence) → MEGKETDQHRHMRVVVMAACTVATISVFSAILVLPVLFTSVQSLQQEIDFETNFCKMRSRDMLVNLYQTGGQNRVKRGWLFGQWIPDSGAGGGAGKEDYGAPATEQPYNAPAPSPSHGGYDQPSNNGYGPVVNAEPAPQCCTCQQGNAGPPGPPGDDGHDGKDGNAGSDAHNGKDGGVAPSDGLQSEPCMICPPGPQGLMGQAGKKGPTGPRGSPGLAGIDGRRGEPGMVGPTGLDGEQGPQGPPGKRGEDGRVIDINGPQGAPGAPGAQGRKGESGPKGRRGNTIPGPQGPNGDAGRKGRAGHKGEAGGPGGLGSKGPNGDCFHCPTPRTPPGY, encoded by the exons ATGGAAGGCAAAGAAACTGATCAGCatcg CCATATGCGCGTTGTCGTTATGGCAGCATGCACAGTTGCAACAATTTCTGTTTTCTCTGCAATTCTTGTGCTCCCAGTGCTCTTCACCTCTGTCCAGAGCCTTCAAcaagaaattgattttgaaaccaATTTCTGCAAG atgcgcTCCCGCGATATGCTTGTAAACCTGTACCAAACTGGAGGGCAAAACCGTGTCAAGAGAGGATGGCTTTTCGGGCAATGGATCCCAGACAGTGGAGCCGGAGGAGGTGCAGGAAAAGAAGACTATGGAGCACCAGCCACCGAGCAACCATACAATGCCCCAGCTCCATCCCCATCCCATGGAGGATACGATCAACCATCCAACAATGGATACGGACCAGTTGTCAATGCCGAGCCAGCTCCACAATGCTGCACTTGCCAGCAAGGAAAtgccggaccaccaggaccaccaggagatGATGGACACGATGGAAAGGACGGAAACGCCGGATCTGATGCTCACAATGGAAAGGACGGTGGAGTCGCTCCATCTGACGGACTTCAAAGCGAGCCATGCATGATCTGCccaccaggaccacaaggactTATGGGACAAGCTGGAAAGAAGGGACCAACCGGACCACGTGGATCCCCAGGACTTGCTGGAATTGACGGAAGACGTGGAGAGCCAGGTATGGTTGGACCAACTGGACTAGACGGAGAGCAGGGACCACAAGGACCTCCAGGAAAGAGAGGAGAAGATGGACGTGTCATCGAT ATCAACGGACCACAAGGAGccccaggagcaccaggagctCAAGGACGCAAGGGAGAATCCGGACCAAAGGGACGTCGTGGAAACACTATtccaggaccacaaggaccaaACGGAGATGCCGGAAGAAAGGGACGTGCAGGACACAAGGGAGAGGCAGGAGGACCAGGAGGTCTCGGATCCAAGGGACCAAATGGAGACTGCTTCCACTGCCCAACCCCAAGAACCCCACCAGGATATTAA
- the F14H12.6 gene encoding uncharacterized protein (Confirmed by transcript evidence) — translation MRLLLLLCFMLSTVFARPSTFDPHPPAFNQLLNLLPPKTTIGPPVDSPVTDFLLSANIYVQISFVAAVVGVCCCFAVFARCQTRSEPKWYIEGVIERSRHSACNV, via the exons ATGCGTCTGCTACTGCTTCTCTGCTTCATGTTATCAACTGTCTTTGCTCGCCCCTCTACATTTGACCCTCACCCACCG gccttCAATCAATTGCTCAACCTCCTTCCACCAAAAACAACAATTGGGCCTCCAGTCGATTCACCTGTCACGGACTTCCTTTTATCTGCAAATATCTACGTCCAAATCAGTTTTGTCGCCGCAGTTGTCGGCGTTTGCTGCTGCTTTGCAGTTTTTGCTCGTTGCCAGACCAGGTCCGAGCCTAAATGGTACATAGAAGGTGTGATCGAACGGAGCAGACACAGCGCATGCAATGTGTAG
- the F14H12.7 gene encoding uncharacterized protein (Confirmed by transcript evidence), with the protein MTPVVFVQSTDNTNQVAQVESMYVLLGVVIFFLVLYILIVSDRHFRRRMSWLDSLSVTPRNPRIEYANRAHRRDNVQAEPKKPTIVRFKINGKVLRDED; encoded by the exons ATGACGCCAGTCGTATTCGTGCAGTCCACCGACAACACCAATCAAGTTGCGCAAGTGGAATCCATGTATGTGTTGCTCGGAGTTGTCATATTTTTCTT AGTTCTCTACATTCTCATTGTCTCCGATCGACATTTTCGTCGCAGGATGAGTTGGCTTGACTCATTGTCAGTAACACCCCGCAATCCGCGCATCGAGTATGCAAACCGTGCTCACCGGCGAGACAACGTACAGGCAGAGCCGAAGAAGCCAACGATCGTGAGATTCAAGATAAACGGAAAGGTTCTTCGTGATGAAGATTAG
- the F14H12.17 gene encoding Inner membrane protein (Confirmed by transcript evidence): protein MTFFETDAYLILADIWCSNFSNYWALFLMISFIATIILYKAAHRDEQEIVINVKNRHELENAQLGYIDVMENGQIHRFAIIPSKDGLPLYIRFFLDTVTEPL, encoded by the exons ATGACCTTCTTTGAAACCGACGCCTACCTGATTCTCGCCGACATTTGGTgctcaaatttctcaaactaCTGGGCACTTTTCTTGATGAT ttCCTTCATCGCTACCATCATTCTCTACAAAGCAGCTCATCGTGATGAGCAGGAAATTGTCATCAATGTGAAAAACCGTCACGAATTGGAAAATGCGCAATTGGGATACATCGACGTCATGGAAAATGGGCAGATTCACCGTTTTGCCATCATTCCGAGCAAGGATGGTCTTCCACTTTACATTCGCTTCTTTTTGGACACAGTTACCGAGCCCCTCTGA
- the F14H12.8 gene encoding uncharacterized protein (Confirmed by transcript evidence) — MKIFILLIMLYAMTLPTNCLNKDLFTLYVADNSMFTKDHDGSPANLLHEIEEENPFDFYAEPSTTSSIPFSAVVPSPTTNEPTTNLPNTTQNAQNIADKQLVLESLLLPAAAFSGSQKSPQRNFVAHIIIFFVVMIILFVFLSNINSSYVRRATTEKLRNIDMVVGNGLDSIAVIDIPTTQIDTSKVIFFPRYAYGKQLSIVREGSQEIDV; from the exons atgaaaatcttcattttattGATCATGCTATACGCGATGACGTTACCGACGAATTGTTTGAATAAGGACCTCTTTACG TTGTACGTTGCGGATAACTCAATGTTCACAAAGGACCACGACGGATCACCAGCAAATCTGCTCCACGAAATTGAAGAAGAGAATCCATTCGATTTCTACGCAGAACCTTCTACAACCAGTTCAATACCGTTTTCAGCTGTTGTGCCATCACCTACCACAAATGAACCAACCACAAATCTACCAAATACAACGCAAAATGCCCAAAACATTGCCGACAAGCAGCTTGTACTTGAGTCCCTTCTGCTGCCCGCAGCCGCATTTTCTGGATCCCAGAAATCGCCGCAACGAAATTTCGTTGCTCacatcattatttttttcgtggTCATGAT AATCCTGTTCGTGTTCCTGAGCAACATCAATAGCAGCTATGTCCGGCGAGCAACTACAGAAAAGTTGCGGAATATTGATATGGTGGTAGGAAATGGGTTGGATTCCATCGCAGTCATTGACATTCCGACGACTCAAATCGACACTTCAAAAGTGATCTTCTTTCCGAGATATGCCTATGGAAAACAGTTGAGTATTGTGCGGGAAGGCTCTCAGGAGATTGAtgtataa